The Planococcus donghaensis genome contains a region encoding:
- a CDS encoding PaaI family thioesterase encodes MGEHSVVAIQDEYAEDFAWCYGCGRLNENGHQFRTAWHGEETITLYEPKKEHTAIPGYVYGGLIASLVDCHGTGSASLALHRKNGFEPGSGETPPRFVTASLHVDYLKPTPQGIMLKAVGKIEEIHPKKFKVNTEVYAGDTLCATGEVTAVVMPASFAK; translated from the coding sequence ATGGGAGAACATTCGGTAGTTGCCATACAAGATGAGTATGCAGAAGACTTCGCGTGGTGTTATGGTTGCGGTCGACTTAATGAGAACGGACACCAATTTCGGACAGCCTGGCATGGTGAAGAAACAATTACGTTGTATGAGCCAAAAAAAGAGCACACAGCTATTCCAGGATATGTTTATGGTGGCTTGATTGCCTCGTTAGTAGATTGCCATGGAACAGGGTCAGCTTCTTTAGCGCTTCATCGAAAAAATGGTTTTGAACCGGGTAGTGGCGAAACCCCACCGCGTTTTGTTACTGCTTCTTTACATGTTGATTATTTAAAGCCCACACCTCAAGGAATCATGTTAAAGGCAGTTGGAAAAATCGAAGAAATTCATCCAAAGAAATTTAAAGTGAACACAGAAGTCTATGCTGGAGATACTCTTTGCGCAACAGGTGAAGTAACGGCGGTAGTTATGCCGGCTTCCTTTGCTAAATAA
- a CDS encoding Glu/Leu/Phe/Val family dehydrogenase, with protein sequence MHTETKKIIQDSLDALFENETFLPDIPNRTQAFTSLSAILSTPNNIHKSFLRVPLDDESVVRIPAYRVQHNNALGPYKGGIRFHESVNEEEVVNLALLMTLKNALHQVPFGGGKGGIAINPHEYSAKELNAISRKYVRYFSDVIGPDKDIPAPDMGSGEREMDWMMAEYKLIHPGIAYLGSFTGKSVVNGGSLGRREATGKGVYFTFRYLLYDYVKANEELLSKSDNPFAKTTLEIYNRPLKMAVQGFGNVGSVAALEAYNCKLIQHKIVAVSDRNVTLFNEEGLNIPALVDFTKTNDGDLPSTEKQLLDAEVKAEIKDRNSLVTLPVDVLLLAAMENQIREDNMKDVKARIIIEGANAPTTTEADHYFNDKGVVIIPDILANAGGVIVSYFEWLQGRETQFYTEKEVYRLLIKKMKETMDMMLPQYYGDPFALRQNCFIHAVMRLSTVLYHQGKLY encoded by the coding sequence ATGCATACAGAAACCAAAAAAATCATTCAAGACTCATTAGATGCCTTGTTTGAAAACGAGACATTTTTACCCGATATCCCCAATCGAACACAAGCTTTCACTTCACTAAGCGCGATTCTCTCCACACCCAATAATATACATAAATCTTTTCTTCGGGTTCCCCTGGATGATGAGAGCGTGGTAAGAATCCCTGCTTATCGTGTCCAACACAATAATGCACTCGGCCCTTACAAAGGTGGGATCCGTTTTCATGAAAGTGTCAATGAGGAGGAAGTGGTTAACCTCGCCTTATTGATGACTTTAAAAAACGCACTTCACCAAGTACCGTTTGGCGGGGGCAAAGGCGGTATTGCCATAAACCCACACGAATACTCAGCCAAAGAACTAAATGCTATTTCCAGAAAATATGTCCGGTATTTTTCTGACGTTATCGGGCCAGACAAAGATATCCCAGCACCAGACATGGGTTCCGGTGAACGAGAAATGGATTGGATGATGGCTGAATATAAACTGATTCACCCTGGCATAGCCTATCTGGGAAGTTTTACTGGTAAGAGCGTGGTTAACGGCGGCTCTCTCGGAAGACGAGAAGCAACTGGCAAAGGCGTATACTTTACCTTTCGCTATTTGCTTTATGATTATGTAAAAGCAAATGAGGAACTATTGTCGAAAAGCGACAATCCTTTTGCTAAAACGACATTAGAAATTTACAATCGTCCCTTAAAAATGGCTGTTCAAGGATTTGGAAACGTAGGCTCTGTGGCCGCATTAGAGGCTTATAACTGTAAATTGATTCAGCACAAGATTGTGGCTGTGAGTGATCGAAATGTTACTTTATTCAACGAAGAGGGCTTAAATATTCCAGCGCTGGTCGACTTCACCAAAACCAATGACGGTGATTTACCTTCGACCGAAAAACAATTACTGGATGCTGAGGTCAAAGCTGAAATTAAAGATCGAAACAGTCTTGTCACGTTGCCCGTCGATGTCCTGCTCCTTGCTGCAATGGAAAACCAAATTCGAGAAGATAATATGAAAGATGTAAAAGCACGCATTATTATTGAAGGGGCGAATGCGCCAACTACCACTGAAGCCGACCATTATTTCAATGATAAAGGTGTCGTCATCATTCCTGATATACTAGCCAATGCTGGCGGTGTGATTGTTTCTTACTTTGAGTGGCTGCAAGGCCGTGAAACACAATTTTATACAGAAAAAGAAGTTTATCGTTTATTGATCAAAAAAATGAAAGAAACAATGGATATGATGTTGCCACAATATTACGGGGATCCTTTTGCCCTTCGGCAAAATTGCTTTATTCATGCGGTCATGCGTTTATCCACTGTCCTTTACCACCAAGGGAAACTTTACTAA
- a CDS encoding catalase family peroxidase: protein MDRLAKTTVDRIEKVFDVPAGYRRAHARGKSYRGYFTATGSANHLTKAPHFQSGESEALVRFSHFSPDPKWTDAMSPVKGMAVQFLLANGEVTNIVGVTSPIFFAKTPEIFSEILGVVKSFKKGKPSLKELGSLLADYPESGAMLTNIRKMQAPSSFATGQYYAVHAFYFINEEDQRQPIKYLWEPEVGVETLSPLDTVSLSTGSFEKEIEDRVAKGPVKFRLDILLGQPEDPTDDPTKEWPKEREKLTLGTLTITEATEEAENIVFDPTIMTAGIECSEDRILNFRHHAYQISHHRRTIET, encoded by the coding sequence ATGGACAGACTAGCAAAAACGACTGTTGATCGAATTGAAAAGGTGTTTGACGTTCCGGCAGGTTACCGGCGAGCTCATGCAAGAGGGAAAAGTTATCGAGGATATTTTACCGCCACAGGTTCAGCCAATCATTTAACTAAAGCACCTCACTTTCAAAGTGGAGAAAGTGAAGCATTGGTGCGTTTTTCGCATTTTTCTCCAGATCCCAAATGGACCGATGCAATGTCTCCAGTTAAAGGAATGGCTGTTCAATTCCTTTTAGCAAATGGGGAAGTGACGAATATCGTTGGCGTCACCTCACCAATCTTCTTTGCGAAAACCCCTGAGATCTTTAGTGAGATACTCGGTGTAGTAAAATCGTTTAAAAAAGGAAAACCTAGCTTAAAAGAACTGGGGAGTTTATTAGCGGACTATCCTGAAAGTGGAGCGATGCTTACTAATATCCGCAAAATGCAGGCTCCTTCTAGTTTTGCTACGGGTCAATATTACGCAGTTCATGCTTTTTATTTTATTAATGAGGAGGATCAGCGTCAGCCGATTAAATATCTCTGGGAACCTGAAGTCGGTGTAGAGACTTTGTCACCACTTGATACCGTTTCTTTATCTACCGGTTCTTTTGAAAAAGAGATTGAAGATCGGGTTGCCAAAGGACCCGTGAAATTCCGATTGGATATTCTATTGGGCCAACCAGAAGATCCTACGGATGACCCGACAAAGGAATGGCCGAAAGAACGAGAAAAATTAACACTAGGAACTTTAACCATCACAGAAGCTACAGAAGAGGCAGAAAATATTGTTTTTGATCCAACGATTATGACAGCGGGAATTGAATGCTCAGAGGACCGGATATTAAACTTTCGTCACCATGCGTATCAAATTTCTCATCACCGGAGAACTATAGAAACTTAA
- the pepF gene encoding oligoendopeptidase F produces the protein MVKSLPARSAVPVEETWDLSSLISSSPDFNQQLEDLEQQAEAINEKFQGTIIDTESITQVLTAYMRFMEKMVLLSTHANLTASTDQTNDEAQLQASKFGATAAKIGSQLSFITSELLALPTETLEQAMEESTEFRVFLKKLLRKKPYQLHPEAEKSLAAYSSTFSAPYGLYNTTKMSDIDFEDFEVNGQKYPLSYGSFEGDWEAETNTELRRAAFDAFSKKLKEYQQTTAKTYDMQLQTEKTTADLRGYDSIFDYLLFNQEVDRTLYDRQIDLITTELAPHMRKYAKLLQKVHGLDRMTFADLKISLDPSYEPEITVAESKQYIDDALSIMGPDYLEMVDRSYSERWIDFAQNKGKSTGAFCSSPYGDHPYILISWTGRMNEVFVLAHELGHAGHFYHAHQEQNIFNGRPSLYFIEAPSTMNEMLVANHLLKNSADPKFKRWVISSIVARTYYHNFVTHLLEAAYQRKVYERIDAGQSVNAGILNSIKRGVLEDFWGDTVEINDGAELTWMRQPHYYMGLYPYTYSAGLTISTQVSKRILKEGQPAVDEWLEVLKAGGTKNPVELAQMAGVDITSEQPLRDTIAYIGELIDELVNLTEEIEAD, from the coding sequence TTGGTTAAAAGTTTGCCCGCACGCTCAGCTGTTCCTGTTGAAGAAACATGGGATTTATCTAGTTTAATTAGTAGTTCTCCTGACTTCAACCAACAACTAGAAGATTTGGAACAACAAGCAGAAGCTATAAACGAAAAATTTCAAGGCACAATTATAGATACAGAATCAATTACTCAGGTCTTAACAGCGTATATGAGGTTTATGGAAAAAATGGTGTTGTTAAGTACGCACGCAAACTTAACCGCAAGTACAGATCAAACCAATGATGAAGCTCAATTGCAAGCGAGTAAATTTGGTGCTACTGCTGCTAAAATCGGGAGTCAACTGTCTTTTATCACAAGTGAACTTCTTGCTTTGCCCACCGAAACACTCGAACAAGCGATGGAAGAATCAACGGAATTCCGTGTTTTCCTAAAAAAATTACTGCGTAAAAAACCTTATCAATTGCATCCAGAAGCGGAAAAAAGCTTAGCTGCTTATTCTTCCACTTTTAGCGCACCTTATGGTCTTTACAACACTACAAAAATGAGCGATATCGATTTTGAAGATTTCGAAGTAAACGGGCAGAAGTATCCTTTAAGCTATGGCTCTTTTGAAGGCGACTGGGAAGCTGAGACAAATACTGAGCTCAGACGGGCAGCGTTTGATGCTTTTTCAAAAAAATTAAAAGAGTATCAACAAACAACTGCCAAAACTTATGATATGCAATTACAAACAGAAAAAACCACTGCTGACTTGCGGGGATATGACAGTATTTTTGACTACCTGTTGTTTAATCAGGAAGTAGACCGTACTCTTTACGATCGCCAAATAGATTTGATCACAACTGAACTCGCTCCACATATGCGCAAATATGCGAAATTGCTGCAAAAAGTTCACGGACTCGACCGGATGACTTTTGCTGATTTAAAAATTTCTTTAGATCCGAGCTATGAACCTGAGATTACAGTAGCTGAATCTAAACAGTATATTGATGACGCTCTTTCGATTATGGGACCTGATTATCTTGAAATGGTCGATCGTTCTTATTCTGAAAGATGGATTGATTTTGCACAAAACAAAGGAAAGTCAACAGGAGCTTTCTGTTCAAGTCCTTACGGTGACCATCCCTATATTTTAATTTCTTGGACAGGTCGGATGAATGAGGTCTTTGTATTAGCTCACGAACTTGGCCATGCTGGCCATTTTTATCATGCGCATCAAGAACAAAACATCTTTAACGGAAGGCCGTCGCTTTACTTTATCGAAGCTCCTTCGACAATGAATGAAATGCTCGTTGCCAATCATTTATTAAAAAACTCGGCGGACCCGAAGTTTAAACGCTGGGTCATTTCATCAATCGTTGCTAGAACTTATTACCATAACTTTGTTACTCATTTGCTTGAAGCCGCTTATCAACGTAAAGTGTACGAGCGCATTGATGCAGGACAAAGTGTAAATGCCGGCATTTTAAACTCGATCAAACGAGGTGTACTAGAAGATTTCTGGGGAGATACTGTAGAGATAAATGATGGTGCGGAGTTAACTTGGATGCGTCAGCCTCATTACTATATGGGCTTGTATCCATATACGTACAGTGCCGGTCTAACTATCTCCACACAAGTATCTAAACGTATTTTAAAAGAAGGACAACCTGCTGTAGACGAATGGCTAGAAGTTCTAAAAGCTGGAGGCACTAAAAATCCGGTAGAACTTGCACAAATGGCCGGCGTCGACATCACGAGTGAACAACCGCTTCGCGATACTATCGCTTACATCGGCGAACTAATTGATGAACTGGTTAACCTAACAGAAGAAATCGAAGCTGACTAG
- a CDS encoding YfhE family protein translates to MSNEKEPHEKLTDKDLDLSSAQEVHYNEDFKKADKAAKEDDQQKNKDDDK, encoded by the coding sequence ATGAGTAACGAAAAAGAACCGCATGAAAAATTGACAGATAAAGATTTGGATTTAAGTTCCGCACAAGAAGTACATTACAACGAAGATTTTAAAAAAGCGGATAAAGCAGCCAAAGAGGACGATCAACAAAAAAACAAAGATGATGATAAGTAA
- a CDS encoding SDR family oxidoreductase, with the protein MTVMNLFKLDGKTAIITGGGRGLGAMMAEAFAEAGANIVVCSRKLEACQETANKLEQMGVKTLALACDVTSESDVENVIQKTLEKFGSIDILVNNSGATWGAPVIDMPLEAWKKVMDVNVTGTFLMSREVGKTMIAQNSGKIINIASVAGLGGIDPTLMDTIGYNTSKGAVITFTKDLAAKWGQHNINVNAIAPGFFPTKMSKSVMERGQEGLLAKTPLNRFGTEEDLKGTALFLASKASDYITGDVVVVDGGMHVL; encoded by the coding sequence ATGACCGTCATGAATTTATTTAAGTTAGATGGAAAGACCGCCATTATTACAGGTGGAGGCAGAGGGCTTGGTGCAATGATGGCAGAAGCTTTTGCTGAAGCAGGAGCCAATATTGTCGTCTGTTCTCGAAAGCTTGAAGCTTGTCAAGAAACGGCAAACAAGCTTGAGCAAATGGGAGTAAAAACACTGGCGTTAGCTTGTGACGTGACAAGTGAAAGTGATGTAGAAAATGTGATTCAAAAAACGCTAGAAAAGTTTGGTTCAATTGATATTTTAGTAAACAATTCTGGGGCAACTTGGGGAGCACCAGTTATTGATATGCCACTAGAGGCATGGAAAAAAGTAATGGATGTCAATGTGACAGGTACGTTCTTAATGAGCCGTGAAGTTGGAAAAACCATGATTGCACAAAACAGTGGGAAAATCATTAACATTGCATCAGTTGCCGGATTGGGTGGGATTGATCCAACGTTGATGGATACCATTGGCTACAATACGAGCAAAGGTGCGGTTATCACGTTCACGAAAGATTTAGCTGCCAAATGGGGGCAGCACAATATTAATGTCAATGCGATAGCACCCGGATTCTTTCCCACTAAAATGTCTAAATCAGTAATGGAAAGAGGTCAAGAAGGTTTACTCGCTAAAACACCTTTAAACCGATTTGGCACCGAAGAAGATCTAAAAGGAACTGCTTTATTTTTAGCATCAAAGGCATCGGATTACATAACGGGAGATGTCGTTGTCGTTGACGGAGGCATGCACGTTCTTTAG
- a CDS encoding TetR/AcrR family transcriptional regulator — translation MKNKIKQTSILLFEKKGFTETSIQDIVGELGVTKGTFYYYFSSKEQLLMDIHISYIDELLERQKAIRQEHHSNRTKLERLIALLIADIANHGPSGKVFFREMRHLDRDNAVKVKKKREHFRKNLEEIISEGIAKNEFRSGLEPEMVAFAILGVTNWSYQWFNPLGKISADQLARIYSDLILHGIA, via the coding sequence ATGAAAAACAAAATTAAGCAAACGAGCATTCTTTTGTTTGAGAAAAAAGGTTTTACTGAAACCTCCATTCAAGATATTGTCGGAGAGTTAGGGGTTACGAAAGGAACTTTCTATTATTATTTCTCAAGTAAAGAACAATTGTTAATGGATATTCATATAAGCTATATCGACGAATTATTAGAGCGACAAAAAGCCATTCGTCAAGAACATCACAGCAATCGCACGAAACTAGAACGACTGATCGCACTACTAATTGCAGATATTGCAAATCATGGACCAAGTGGCAAAGTGTTTTTCCGAGAAATGCGTCACTTAGACAGAGACAATGCGGTAAAGGTAAAAAAGAAACGTGAGCACTTCAGGAAAAATTTAGAGGAAATTATAAGTGAAGGAATTGCTAAAAATGAGTTTCGAAGTGGGCTTGAACCCGAAATGGTCGCTTTTGCTATTTTGGGAGTCACGAATTGGAGTTATCAATGGTTTAACCCATTAGGGAAGATTTCAGCGGATCAATTAGCACGTATATATAGTGATTTAATTCTTCATGGCATTGCTTGA
- a CDS encoding threonine ammonia-lyase, with product MISLNDVEKAHKKIQDRIHMTPILTSSQLNKHCVREVFLKAEHLQKTGSFKIRGATNAVMQAVETGASFVTAASSGNHGQAVAYTASKLGVSAVIIVPEDASRAKIAAIKDYGAEIEYCGKTSAERIPRAKQLAKERNGVYIPPYDDAAVIAGQGTIALEILEQLPNLDVIVAPVGGGGLMSGVLCAVKNSKPGIRVVGVEPESANDTYLSLQAGKITAISGTSTIADGLRTTQPGDLTFRILQEHLDELVLVTEEEIKEAFQFLLERTKQLVEPSGATALAAVMAGKVGEPNERVAVVLSGGNVDLYQIATLVKKRNV from the coding sequence ATGATCTCTTTAAACGATGTGGAAAAAGCACATAAAAAAATACAAGATCGTATTCACATGACACCAATCCTTACTTCTTCACAATTAAATAAGCATTGTGTAAGAGAAGTATTCTTAAAGGCCGAGCATCTTCAAAAAACAGGTTCGTTTAAAATAAGAGGAGCGACAAATGCGGTGATGCAAGCAGTTGAAACAGGCGCGAGCTTTGTCACAGCTGCATCATCCGGAAATCATGGGCAAGCGGTTGCTTACACTGCCAGTAAGTTGGGAGTGTCAGCAGTAATTATAGTCCCAGAGGATGCGAGTCGTGCTAAAATAGCTGCCATTAAAGATTACGGAGCAGAAATCGAGTACTGCGGAAAGACGTCTGCTGAAAGAATACCAAGAGCTAAACAACTTGCCAAAGAAAGAAATGGTGTTTACATTCCTCCCTATGACGATGCGGCGGTAATCGCTGGACAAGGGACAATCGCGTTAGAAATTTTAGAGCAATTGCCAAATCTTGATGTAATCGTTGCACCAGTCGGGGGAGGCGGATTAATGAGTGGAGTTTTATGTGCAGTCAAGAATTCGAAACCAGGAATTCGGGTTGTGGGTGTTGAGCCAGAAAGTGCAAATGATACATATCTTTCGCTTCAAGCGGGGAAAATCACGGCAATTTCAGGAACATCAACCATTGCAGATGGGCTACGTACTACACAGCCCGGAGATTTAACCTTTCGCATTCTACAAGAGCATTTAGACGAATTGGTCTTAGTTACAGAAGAAGAAATAAAAGAAGCCTTTCAATTTCTGCTAGAACGTACCAAACAATTAGTAGAACCATCAGGAGCGACGGCTCTGGCAGCTGTAATGGCTGGTAAAGTTGGCGAGCCAAATGAAAGAGTTGCGGTTGTGTTATCTGGTGGAAATGTAGATCTTTATCAAATTGCAACACTCGTAAAAAAACGAAATGTTTAA
- a CDS encoding acyl-CoA thioesterase encodes MVFEIPVKARFCETDALGHISNISYFIYLEEARTDFFAELGFGDDVNNWSIILASIKCDFVKQGHYNQQLIVLTEVSHMGNSSFQLVHKIKDAQSGELIAKGEASAVHFNFETQKSEALPDDKRKKLEKYLVVEESHSGN; translated from the coding sequence ATGGTGTTTGAAATCCCAGTGAAAGCACGATTTTGTGAAACAGATGCGTTGGGTCACATAAGCAACATTAGTTATTTTATTTACTTAGAAGAAGCACGGACTGATTTCTTTGCAGAATTAGGGTTTGGTGACGATGTTAATAATTGGAGTATTATTTTGGCATCCATCAAATGTGATTTTGTAAAACAAGGACATTATAACCAACAATTAATCGTTCTGACAGAAGTGAGTCATATGGGAAATTCAAGTTTTCAACTTGTGCACAAAATTAAAGATGCACAGAGCGGAGAATTGATTGCAAAAGGTGAAGCAAGTGCAGTGCACTTTAATTTTGAGACACAAAAAAGTGAAGCTTTGCCTGATGATAAACGTAAGAAACTGGAGAAATATTTAGTTGTGGAGGAAAGCCATAGTGGAAACTAA
- a CDS encoding glycine betaine uptake BCCT transporter, whose amino-acid sequence MQKASKVFYITFALIILTVAFGVIAPETFEAATGSIRNYINTAFGWYYLMIMGILMIFVGIIIVSPYGKIRLGKDSDRPEFSTFSWISMLFSAGMGIGLVFYGASEPLSHFAVQPPTAEPGTDAAFKESLQRTYFHWGIHIWTMYGMVALSLAFFQFRKGEPALISSTLKPIFGDKMNGPLGTLVDVLAVFATVFGVATSLGFGAAQINGGIAYLFGAPQEYWVQMIIIGVVTILFIISAWSGLNKGIKYLSNVNMIVAVVLLVLVLILGPTLLILNMFTETFGEYIQNLISMSFKSAPLDADNRSWLDGWTIFYWAWWISWAPFVSMFIARISKGRTIREFLTGVVIAPTVFGSIWFATFGTTAINLQKSGIDLTAFPTEQTLFAMFNELPFGFVMSIIAILLVSTFFITSADSATFVLGMQSTRGSLLPSNQIKILWGIAQSMIAAILLSVGGLAAVQNTIIIAALPFSFVIILMLFALVKALNLELKMMKK is encoded by the coding sequence ATGCAAAAAGCTTCGAAAGTCTTTTATATCACGTTTGCGCTAATTATTCTAACGGTCGCATTTGGAGTCATCGCGCCGGAAACATTTGAAGCTGCTACAGGCAGTATTCGCAACTATATCAATACAGCATTTGGTTGGTATTATTTAATGATTATGGGGATCTTAATGATATTCGTAGGCATTATCATCGTTAGTCCATATGGGAAAATTCGTCTTGGTAAAGACTCGGATCGCCCAGAATTTTCGACATTCAGCTGGATTTCCATGCTCTTTTCTGCAGGAATGGGTATCGGTCTTGTGTTCTATGGCGCTTCCGAACCGTTATCTCATTTTGCTGTTCAACCACCTACAGCAGAACCTGGCACGGATGCAGCGTTCAAAGAATCATTGCAACGGACCTATTTTCATTGGGGCATTCACATCTGGACGATGTACGGAATGGTCGCTTTATCTTTAGCCTTTTTCCAATTCAGAAAAGGAGAGCCTGCATTAATTTCTTCAACATTGAAGCCGATTTTTGGAGACAAAATGAATGGACCATTAGGGACGCTCGTTGATGTGCTCGCTGTTTTTGCTACAGTATTTGGTGTGGCAACTTCACTCGGCTTTGGCGCTGCTCAAATTAATGGAGGAATCGCTTACCTGTTCGGCGCACCACAAGAATACTGGGTGCAAATGATCATCATTGGCGTTGTTACTATTCTATTCATCATCTCTGCATGGTCTGGATTAAACAAAGGTATTAAATATCTATCTAATGTTAATATGATTGTCGCTGTCGTCTTGTTGGTATTGGTTTTAATACTCGGACCCACTCTTCTAATTTTGAATATGTTCACTGAAACTTTCGGAGAGTATATCCAAAACCTAATCAGCATGAGCTTTAAATCTGCCCCACTAGATGCGGATAATCGCAGTTGGTTAGACGGTTGGACCATTTTCTATTGGGCATGGTGGATTTCATGGGCACCTTTTGTCAGCATGTTTATCGCCCGCATTTCAAAAGGTCGGACGATTCGTGAATTTCTTACTGGCGTAGTCATTGCACCGACAGTGTTTGGCTCGATCTGGTTTGCGACTTTTGGAACAACTGCTATCAACCTTCAAAAAAGTGGCATCGACTTGACTGCTTTTCCAACCGAACAAACCTTATTTGCAATGTTTAACGAACTACCTTTTGGATTTGTTATGTCGATTATCGCAATTTTACTCGTTAGTACATTCTTTATCACATCAGCTGATTCAGCGACTTTTGTTTTAGGAATGCAATCTACACGCGGATCATTACTACCCAGCAATCAAATCAAGATTTTATGGGGAATTGCACAATCAATGATTGCGGCCATCTTATTATCAGTGGGTGGTTTAGCAGCTGTACAAAATACGATTATTATCGCGGCATTGCCATTTTCATTCGTCATTATTCTCATGCTTTTTGCTTTAGTTAAAGCATTAAATTTAGAATTAAAAATGATGAAAAAATAA
- a CDS encoding SLOG family protein — MLKRLVVTGYKQHELGIFDEKNPGIRFIKKALENRFRALLDEGLEWVIVSGQLGVETWAAEVVLDMKEEFPQLKYAVLTPFLEQEKRWNETKQENYQMIIDQADFHRSLTSKPYEAPWQFIEKNKFFLRNSDGILILYDEETDGSPKFIKKEAERYAEKCDYQVLTITGDDLRVVTEEEQLNDWDH; from the coding sequence TTGTTAAAAAGACTGGTAGTTACCGGTTATAAACAACATGAACTTGGTATATTTGATGAAAAAAATCCAGGCATCCGCTTTATTAAAAAAGCATTAGAAAATCGGTTTCGTGCTTTGCTGGATGAAGGGTTAGAATGGGTTATTGTAAGTGGACAACTAGGGGTCGAAACTTGGGCTGCCGAAGTAGTTCTTGATATGAAAGAAGAATTTCCACAATTGAAATATGCTGTGCTGACACCATTTCTTGAACAGGAAAAAAGGTGGAACGAAACCAAACAGGAAAATTATCAGATGATAATCGATCAAGCTGATTTTCATCGAAGTTTAACGAGCAAACCTTACGAAGCCCCTTGGCAGTTTATCGAGAAAAACAAATTTTTTTTACGCAACTCTGATGGCATCTTGATTCTATACGATGAAGAAACAGATGGTTCACCTAAGTTCATCAAAAAAGAAGCCGAACGTTACGCAGAAAAATGTGACTATCAAGTATTAACTATAACAGGGGATGATTTACGGGTTGTGACAGAAGAAGAACAACTGAATGATTGGGATCATTAA